In the genome of Granulibacter bethesdensis CGDNIH1, one region contains:
- a CDS encoding SRPBCC family protein: MLKRVVVPAVLASLIATPALAVDVTKSIHIAASPAKVWSTIGKFCGIATWHPAVTKCELVDVAGAEQRTLSLKGGGTIVEQQVDRNDAKKSYTYTIQESPLPVANYKSTISVTPAKGGSEVTWVGHFDAKGASDAEAAKVIAGIYEGGLAGIAKKAK; encoded by the coding sequence ATGTTAAAGCGTGTCGTGGTGCCTGCTGTGCTGGCCTCCCTGATTGCCACCCCGGCTTTGGCCGTGGATGTTACCAAGTCGATCCATATTGCCGCGTCACCCGCAAAAGTATGGAGCACGATCGGCAAATTCTGTGGCATCGCCACATGGCATCCGGCCGTGACCAAATGCGAGCTGGTCGATGTGGCTGGTGCTGAGCAGCGTACCTTGTCGCTGAAAGGTGGTGGAACCATCGTGGAGCAGCAGGTTGACCGCAATGATGCGAAAAAATCCTACACCTACACGATTCAGGAAAGCCCTTTGCCGGTGGCTAATTACAAATCCACCATCAGCGTAACTCCTGCCAAGGGCGGCTCGGAAGTGACATGGGTCGGGCATTTCGATGCCAAGGGTGCATCGGATGCGGAAGCAGCCAAGGTGATCGCTGGTATTTATGAAGGCGGTCTGGCGGGCATTGCCAAAAAGGCGAAATAA